The Rhodothermales bacterium genome contains the following window.
GAAGGGCACGCCGACCCTCCCGTTCACGCGGTGGGCCGAGGCCCTCGCCGCTGGCCACGCCTACCGAAACACCCACCGCGCCGAACTCGACGCACTCACCGCCGCCGTCGCACCGGACGATCTCTCGGCGCTGATCTACACGAGTGGGACGACGGGCGTGCCGAAGGGCGTCATGCTCACGCACGCCAACATCTGCTCGAACGCGCGGGCCGCCCTCGAAGTGTTCGACCTCCGCCCGACCGACGAGCACCTCTCGTTCCTCCCGCTCTCGCACGCCTTCGAGCGGACGGCGGGCTACGTCGCCGCCCTCGCCGGCGGCTGCACGATCACGTATGCCGAGAGCATCGACGCCGTCGCGAAGAACCTCCCCGAGGTCCGCCCGACGATCCTGATCTCGGTCCCGCGCGTGTTCGAGAAGCTCTACAACGCGGTCGCGAAGTCCGTCGCCGAAGCCGGCGGCGCGAAGCAGAAGGTCTTCGACTGGGCCGTGGCGACGGGGAAGAAGGTGGCCGCGCGCGAGGCGGCGGGGAAGCGCGCCGGCCCCTTGCTGAAGGCGCAGTACGCGCTCGCGCAGCGGCTCGTGTTCAGCGCGCTCCACGAGAAGCTCGGCGGGCGGATCCGCTTCGCCGTCAGCGGCGGGGCTGCGCTGCCGCGCGCCATCGGCGAGTTCTTCCAGGCCGCCGGCCTCCCGATCATCGAGGGATATGGGCTGACCGAAACGGCGCCCGTCCTCGCCGCGAACCCGATGGACGCGCCGCGCTACGGCTCAGTCGGCCACGTCCTCCCGGGCGTGACCGTCGCCATTCGCTCGCTCGACGACGACCGGCTCATCGGTCAACTCTCGGGCGAGGACTACCCCTCGACGATGACGACGGAGCCGGGCGAGATCGTCGCGCGCGGGCCGAACGTGATGCGCGGCTACTGGAACGACGAGGCCGCCACGCACGCCGTCATCGACGCCGACGGCTGGTACCACACCGGCGACATCGGCCGCTTCGACGGCGGCTACCTCACGATTACCGACCGGCTCAAGCACATGATCGTCTCGAAGGGCGGGAAGAACATCTACCCCGGCCCCATCGAAGACGCCTTCAAAGCCGACCCCGCCATCGAGCAGCTCGTCGTGGTCGGCGAAGGGCGGGAGTTCCTGACCGCGCTCGTCGTCCCGAATGAGGCAGCCCTCGCCGCACTCACCGGAGGTGCCACCGACGACGTGTTGCAGCGCGAGGAGGTGCGCGCGCCCTTCGCCGCCGCGTTCCGTGCGTACTCACGCGGCGCAGCCAGCCACGAGAAGATCCGCGACTTCCGCCTCGTCGCCGAGCCCTTCAGCGAAGAGAACGGGCTGATGACGCCGACGATGAAGCTCAAGCGCCGCGCCATCGAGCAGCGCTACGCCGCCCTCATCGAGTCGATGTACGCCGGGACCGACTAGCCCGCGCCGCTTGGACCGTATCGCCCTTACGCAAAACTCCTTTTGCCCTCCGCCGCGCCGACAGTTTATATTGACGGCCCGTCCAAAATCGGGGTGTAGCGCAGCCCGGTAGCGCGCTTCGTTCGGGACGAAGAGGTCGTGGGTTCGAATCCCGCCACCCCGACTAGAACCGGCCCTCGCCTCAATGGCGAGGGTCGGTTTCTTTTTAGCCAGATCCGTCACGCTGGGACCCGCTCCTTCTTGCTCCGGTCGAAGTGGCGGTACTTCGCGACGGCTTCCTCGAACGCGTCGGCGAAGCCGTCTGTGCCGTTCCGCGACGTCACGACGCCCTTGTCCGAGGTCGTGCCGCCGTCGGAGAGGGTGATGTCGGGGAGGCGCGCCTCCTCCAGCAGGCCCACCCCCTCGCCCGTCGCGCCGATCGGCTTCGCGTGGCGAAAGCCCTCTTGGATGAAGTGGAGCGCGTCGCCGTGCTCCTTGAGCGCCTCGGCGCTCGCGGCGCCGCCCGGCACGAAGAACGCGTCGAAGAGGACGGAGGCCGTCGTGAGGTAGCTCTCGTCCACCTCGACCGTCTCGCCGGACGCGCTCGCGAGCGTGCCCTGCGTCCTCGCGACGACCTTCGGCTTCGCGCCGCCGGCCATGAGCCTCTCTTTGACGGCTACGAACTGCTCGTGGTCGAAGCCGTCGGCGAGGAGGATAGCGACCTTCCGGGTCTCGATGGTGTCGTAGCGGCCCCGCTTGATCGTGCTCACCTCGGGGATCCGCTTGTCGGTCTCCTTCCCGGCGAACGCCTCCGGCGGCTCGACGCCGATGCCCCGCGCGACGCGGACGGCGAGCTCGTGGTTGATCTTGTTCAGGAACTCGTGGACCATCCGCTCGCGGACCTCCTTGTTCGTGACCTTGCCGAGCTCGAACCGCCCGGCGTCCACGAGCCGGTCCTGCTCGTCCTCGGTCAGGCTGTGCCAGAACATCGTGGCCTGGCTGAAGTGGTCCTTGAAGCTCTCGCTCCGCTCGCGGATCTTGTGGCCCTCGACGCGCTCCATGTAGTGGACGTAGCCGCCGGCGGACTCCGGCGCCATCATCGGGCAGCCCTTCCCCAGCGAGTTCGGGTAGTAGTTCACCCGGCCCTGGTTGATCGTCTGCCGCATGAACCCGTCGCGCTGGTTGTTGTGGACGGCGGCGACGGGCCGGTTGATCGGGAGCTCGTTGAAGTTCGCGCTCGAGAACCGGTTGATCTGCGTGTCGATGTAGGAGAAGAGGCGGCCCTGCAGGAGCGGATCGTTCGTGAAGTCGATGCCGGGGACGACGTGGCCGGGGTGGAAGGCCACCTGCTCGGTCTCGGCGAAGAAGTTGTCCGGGTTTCGGTTGAGCGTCATCTTCCCGACGATGCGCACCGGCACTTCGTCCTCGGGGATGAGCTTGGTCGGGTCGAGCAGGTCGAAGTCAAACCGGTGCTCGTCCTCCTCCTCGACGACTTGGAGGCCGAGTTCGAACTCGGGGTAGGCGCCGTCCTCGATCCGATCCCAGAGGTCCTTCCGGTTGAAGTCGGGGTTCTTGCCGGCGATCTTCTGCGTCTCGTCCCACACGAGGGAGTGCGTGCCGAGCACGGGCCGCCAGTGGAACTTGACGAAGCGGGCCTTCCCCTCTTCGTTGATGAGGCGGAAGGTGTGAACGCCGAAGCCCTCCATCATCGCGTAGCTGCGGGGGAGGCCGCGGTCGGAGAGGACCCACATGATCGTGTGCGCGCTCTCCGGCATGAGCGAGACGAAGTCCCAGAAGTTGTCGTGCGCGGCCGAGGCCTGCGGCGTCTCCGAATCGGGCTCCGGCTTGATGGCGTGGACGAGGTCGGGGAACTTGATGCCGTCCTGGATAAAGAAGACCGGCATGTTGTTGCCGACGAGGTCCCAGTTCCCCTCTTCGGTGTAGAACTTCGTGGCCCACCCGCGCACGTCGCGGACGGTGTCCGCCGAGCCGCGAAACCCGACGACGGTGGAGAAGCGGACGAAGACAGGCGTCTTCTTCGAGGGGTCCTGAAAGACCTTGGCCTTGGTGAGGTCGGTGAGCGGCTCGTAGACCTGGAAGTAGCCGTGAGCGGCGGAGCCTCGGGCGTGGACCACGCGCTCGGGGATGCGCTCGTGGTCGAAGTGGGTCATTTTCTCGCGGAGGTGGAAGTCCTCCAAGAGAGTCGGGCCACGGCTGCCGGCCTTGAGCGAGTCGTCGGTGTGGTTGACGCGGAGGCCGGTATTCGTGGTTAGGTACTCGCCGCTCGCGTCCTCGCGGTAGGGTTCGAGTTGGCGGTGTTTGGCTTCTTCGTCGTGGCCGTGGTCGTCGGCGAGGCGCTTGGAGTCGGACATGGTGAGCGGGAGAAGAGGGAGGAGCAGGGAGGGGTGGCCCCGAATCGTTCCTGCGAGGGGCCGCCAGATGAGGAGGTGTCGTACGAAATTAGACGGGAGAGGTTCGTCTAACGGAACCGATTTCGTCACACGACATCCACCGCGACGCCGCGCGCTTCGAGTGAGCGGACGGCCTCGTCGCTGACGCCGGTGTCGGTGATCACGGCGTCTACCTGGTCGACGTTGCAAATCCGCCGGAAGCCGCGCCGCCCGAACTTCGAGGAGTCCGCGATGACGATCGTGCGCTGCGCCGCCCGCATCATCGCCTGGTTCAACGTCGCTTCCTGCGCGTTCGTCGTCGTCAGGCCGTAGTCGAGGTCGAACCCGTCCACGCCGAGGAAGAGCTTGCTGCAGGCGTGGTCCTCGAGCATCTGCTCGGCGTGCTGTCCCACGACGGAGGTCGAACTCTTGCGCACGGTGCCGCCGAGCATGAGGATCTCCACCTGCGGTAGCCCCGTGAGGACGACGGCCACGTTCATCGCGCTCGTGATAACGGTGAGGCCGGGCACGTCGCGGAGGTGGCGCGCCACGTACATCGCCGTCGTCCCTGAGCCTAGGATGATGGAGTCCTGCGGCTCGACGAGGGCCGAGGCCGCCCGTCCGATGCGGTCCTTGTCGGCGGCGTGCTCCCCCGTCTTCTCCTCGACGGTGCGATCGAGCACGTACGGGTTCGCGCCGATCGCGCCGCCGTGCGTCCGGTGGAGGAGGTGGCGGCGCTCCAACATGTTGAGGTCCTTTCGAATCGTAACCTCAGAGACCTCAAGCTGCTCACTCAGCGTCGCGACGGACACCTGCCCCTGTTCGCGTAGGCGTTTGAGGATGTGCTCGTGGCGTTCCGGGGCGGACTGCATAGACCCGAGAGGGGAGTTCATAGGAGATTATCGAAGGGGATCGCCCAGCATGCTACGACCCGAGGGCGAAACCGCAAAGGGCGCACAGCGATCGCCGGTGTTGCTTCGAAACGAAAGCTTTAAAATGGGTTGCCTTAGTTGTAGAAAAGCGCTTCCAGTATTATACTGTCGCAACGCATCGTAAGCAAACAAAGGAGATGCGTAACACTTCGGTGCTTTCACTTCCACCTATCTGTCCGAGCCCATGTCCTACGTCCTCGCTCTCGACCAAGGCACCACCAGCTCCCGCGCCATCCTCTTCAACAGCGACGGCCAGATCGAAACGGTTTCTCAGCGCGAGTTCCAGCAGATCTTCCCCCGGCCCGGCTGGGTCGAGCACAACCCCAGCGAGATCTGGTCCACGCAGGCCGGCGTCGCGACCGAGGCGCTCACCCGCATCGGGATCGCCGCCAAAGACATCGCCGCGATCGGCATCACGAACCAGCGCGAGACGACGGTCGTGTGGGATCGGAAGACCGGCGAGCCGGTCTACAACGCCATCGTGTGGCAGGACCGTCGCACCGCCGGCTTCTGCGACCGGCTCAAGGACGAGGGGCGGAAAGAGCTGTTCCAGGAGAAAACCGGCCTCGTCATCGACGCCTACTTCTCCGGGACGAAGGTCCGTTGGATCCTCGACAACGTGGACGGCGCGCGGCAGAAGGCCGAGGCCGGCGACCTCGCCTTCGGCACGATCGACTGCTGGCTGATGTGGAAGCTCACCGGTGGCAAGCTCCACGTTACCGACGTGACGAACGCGTCGCGGACGCTGATGTACAACATCCAAACGGGCGATTGGGACGACGAACTCCTCGACGTCCTCGGCGTGCCGCGCGCCCTCCTGCCCGAGGTCCGCTCCAGCAGCGAGCACTACGGCGACACCTCCGGCGACATCTTCGCGACGAAGATCCCCATCGCCGGGATCGCGGGCGACCAGCAGGCGGCGCTCTTCGGGCAGGTGTGCACACAGCCGGGCATGGGGAAGAACACCTACGGCACGGGCGCCTTCATGCTGATGAATACGGGCAACGAAGCCGTCACCTCGAAGAACAACCTCCTCACGACGGTCGCCTGGAAGCTCGGCGGCGAGCCCATGCAGTACGCCCTCGAAGGGAGCGTCTTCGTCGCCGGCGCCGTTGTGCAGTGGCTCCGCGACGGGCTCGGGCTCATCCGCCACGCCCCCGACGTGGAGTACCTCGCGAGCAAGGTCGAGAGCAGCGAGGGCGTCTACCTCGTCCCCGCCTTCGTCGGGCTCGGCGCCCCGCACTGGGACCAGTACGCGCGCGGCGCGATCGTCGGGATCACGCGCGGCACGACGGACGCGCACCTCGCCCGCGCCGCGCTCGAGAGCATCGCCTTCCAGAGCACGGACGTCGTCCGCGCCGAGGAGGCCGACTCCGGCATCGCCCTCAAAGAGCTCCGCGTCGACGGCGGCGCCGCCGCGAACAACCTCCTCCTCCAAGTCCAGGCCGACCTCCTCGGCGTCCCCGTCATTCGGCCGAAGGTGACCGAGACGACGGCGCTCGGCGCGGCCTACCTCGCCGGCCTCGCCGTCGGTTACTGGGACAGCACCGAGCAGATCGCCGAGCAGTGGGCCGTGGACCGGCGCTTCGAACCGGAGATGAGCCGGGACGAGGCCGAGCACCGGATGAGCGAGTGGCACCGCGCCGTCAAGCGCTCGATGGCCTGGGAGCAGCCCGACAGCGCCCGCTCGAAGAACGCGTGATCGGAGGCCGCCCTCCGCGTGCCACGACGGGGCCGTACGTCCCGAGGGGAGCGTCCCGCTCTCCCTGCCCCTCCCCCTTTCTCCCTTCCATTTCTGGCCTAACACCTCACTATCATGAATAGGGACTCCATGCTCAACGCCCTTCGGACTGCCGAGGGGCCGTGGGACTTCGCCATCGTCGGCGGTGGGGCAACCGGCCTCGGCTGCGCCATCGAAGCGGCTTCGCGCGGCTACCGCACGCTCCTCCTCGAGCAGCACGACTTCGCCAAAGGGACTTCCAGCCGCAGCACGAAGCTCGTCCACGGCGGCGTCCGTTACCTCCAGCAGGGCAACGTCGCCCTCGTGCTCGAGGCGCTCAAAGAGCGCGGGCGCCTCCTCAAGAACGCGCCCCACCTCGTCCACGACCTCCCGTTCGTCGTCCCCAATTACTCGTGGTGGGAGGGGCCGTTCTACGGGATCGGGATGAAGATGTACGACCTCCTCGCCGGGCGCAGTGGCTTCGGCCGCTCGAAGCACCTCTCCAAAGAAGAGACGCTGGAGCGGCTGCCGACGATCGAGCCCGAGGGCCTCGACGGCGGCGTGGTCTACTACGACGGGCAGTTCGACGACGCCCGCCTCGCTGTCAACATGGCGCAGACGGCCGTCGAGCAGGGCGGCGTCCTGATCAACTATTGCGAGGTCATCGGCCTGCTCAAGAACGGCGACGAGGTCGCCGGCGTCCGCGCCCGCGATGTGGAGGGCGGCGGCGAGTTCGAGATCCCCGCCCGCGCCGTCATCAACGCGACGGGCGTCTGGACCGACACGATCCGCCACATGGACGAGCCTACGGCACGCGGGATGGTCTCGCCGAGCCAGGGCGTCCACATCGTCCTCGACAAGGCGTTCCTCCCCGGCGACTCCGCCATCATGGTCCCCAAGACCGACGACGGCCGTGTCCTCTTCGCGATCCCGTGGCACGACTCCGTCGTGATCGGTACGACGGACACGCCCGTAGACCACGCCGAGTTGGAGCCGCGCCCGCTCGAAGAGGAGCTCGAATTCCTGCTCGAACACGCGGCCCGCTACCTCACCAAAGACCCGACGCCGGCCGACGTCCGCAGCACCTTCGCCGGCCTCCGTCCGCTCGTCGGCTCGCCCGATGAGGAGGGCGGGACGGCCGCGATCTCCCGCGACCACACGCTCCACATCGCCCCCTCCGGCCTCGTCACGATCGCCGGCGGGAAGTGGACGACGTACCGGAAGATGGCCGAGGACACGATCGACCAGGCCGCGACGCTCGCCCAGCTCGACGACCGGGCGTGCGTCACGAAGGACCTCCGCATCCACGGCTACCACCAGAACGCCGAGGCCTTCGGCGACCTCCACCCGTACGGCTCGGATGCCCCGCGCATCCAGGACCTGATCCGCGAGGAGCCGCGCTACGGCGAGCGCCTGCACGCGGACCGATCCACCGTAGCCGCGCAAGTCGTCTGGGCTGTCCGGCACGAGATGGCGCGGACCGTCGAGGACTTCCTCTCGCGGCGGACGCGGACGCTGCTGCTCGACGCCCGCGCGAGCATCGAGATGGCTCCAGCCGTGGCCGCCCTCATGGCCGAGGAGCTGGGCCGCGACGAGGCGTGGCAGCGCGAGCAGGTGGAGACCTACACCACCCTCGCCCACGGCTACCTCATCGCCGACGGCGCCCTGCGGACGAAAGACGTCGCCGCGGGCTGATCGCCGGAGTTTGAGCGCTCCGGTTCCTCCCGTCCCGCCGGGGACGCCGGCGGGGTTCCTCTCTCTACCCACCCACACGAGGGATACCCATGACTCCCTATCTCGCTGAATTCGTAGGCACCACTCTCCTCCTCTTGCTTGGCGACGGCGTCGTCGCGAACGTCGTACTCAAAGGGACGAAGGGGGAGGCCTCGGGCTGGATTGTCATCACCTTCGGGTGGGGCATGGCCGTGTTCCTCGCCGTCTTCGTGGTCGGCGCGTTCAGCGGGGCGCACATCAACCCCGCCGTGACGATCGGGCTCGCCGCGGCGGGCAAGTTCTCGTGGGCGCTCGTGCCGGGCTACATCGTCGCGCAGATGCTCGGGGCCTTCTTCGGGGCCGTGCTCGTGTGGCTCCACTACCGCCCGCACTTCGGCGTGACCGAAGACCTCGACGGCAAGCTCGCCGTCTTCAGCACCGGCCCGGCCATCCGCTCCACCGGCGACAACTTCGTCTCCGAGCTGATCGGGACGTTCGTGCTCGTGTTCGCCGTGCTCTACCTCGCCGCGCCGAGCATCGCAGGGCCCGGCGGCGACCCCGGCGGCCTCGGCGCGCTCGACGCGCTCCCGGTCGGCCTCGTCGTGCTCGTGATCGGCCTCGCGCTTGGCGGGACGACGGGCTACGCCATCAACCCGGCACGTGACCTCGGCCCGCGCATCGCCCACGCCCTGCTCCCGATCGCCGGCGGCAAGCGCGACAGCGATTGGGGCTACGCGTGGATTCCGGTCGTCGCCCCCATCGTCGGTGGCGTCCTCGCGGCGCTCGCGTACCTCGCCCTCGGCGACACCGTCATGCTGACGCCCTGAGGCCGCCGCACGATACCCTTCTCGTCGCCCATCGCTCTCCACCCCTTGTCGCCATGTCTCCCCTCTTCCGCCACGCCGCACGCGCCGCCGCCCTCGTCGCCCTCGCGCTCGCTTTCTTCCATCCCGCCCACGCCCAGGACCGAGAGATCCGCATCGGGGACCTGCCGACGATCCGCTTCGGCGTCGGGGTGATGCAGTCCGGGCAATACCTCGAAGCCGACGAGGGCGCGTTCAACCCGGCCGATTCCGAGGCGAGCCCCGGATTCCACCGCGTCCGCTTCAACCTCCTCCTCACGATGGACGTCACGGACCGGATCAAAGCGACGGTCGACCTCGGCCACGAGCCGAACGACTTCGGCGCCGAGTTCGCCCCGGCCGTCGACTTCGTCGCGCTCGACCTCGCGCTCTCCGACGCACTCACGCTCCAGCTCGGGACGCCGGTCACGGGGATGTTCAACTTCCGCGGCTACTCCGACGGCGCCTACGTGCAGGACAACCCGCTCATCGGCAACTCGCCCGCCGACATGGTCACGGCCGAGACGGGCGTGAAGCTCCTCGGCGCCACCGACGCCGTCCGCTTCGACCTCACGGCGGCGACCTCGACGTTCTTCGAGGACTTCGGCCCGAATCGCGGCTTCACGCTCATCGGCAAGGCCGCGACAGACGTGGGCGAGAGCGGCTTTAGCGTCGGCGCCGCCGGGCTGCTCGGCACGAACGGCGGGCAGGTCGGCGAACGGCCGTTCGGGGATATCCAGCGCGTCGGGCTCGTCGTCGGCGACGGCGAGAACTATAACTTCCCCGGCAGCGGCGCCTCCGCCCGCGACACCCACATGGGCACGGTCCCCGGCCTCGACGTGCGCGGCGCCCACGTCGACGCGCAGTTCGCCACCGACGACCTCCCGTTCCTCGTCCGCGCGTGGTACGGCCACCTCTGGGACGACTTCAGCTTCGTCGACGGCGACGGCGACTTCACCGTCGCCAGCCAGGCCGCCGGCTTCGCCGAGGAGGCGAGCGAGGTCGACTTCTTCGGCGGCACCGTCGCCGTCGACGTGTCGGAGTCGGTGTACGTCGCGGGCCGGTTCACGCTCGTCCGCAACCTCTCCGAGTGGGCGGGCGACGAGAACCTGCTGACGCGGATCCAGGCCGGGCTCGGCTACCGGTTCTGGGACTACGCCCTCCTCAAAGCCGAGTACGTCCGCCAGACCGAAGAGGCCGACTCGCCGGGCCAGATCGGCGCGGACTGGCAAGGGGCGCTCCTCGAACTATCCGTTGTGTTCTAAGAACCTGCACCCGGCGTGCGCGGTGTACTCCCTCCCCGTACCGGGAGCCCCGAGGCCCAGGCGGGGGCCCGACCTCGCGGGGCTGACAGCGAGCGCGTCCGTCCTGCTCGCGCTTCGGCTTCCCCTTCCCTTCCGCCTGCACTCCAACTGCTATGGCCTCCGACTCGCCCTCCCGCCTCCCCGCCAGCCGCTTCAAAACGCTCGAGCAGTTCATCCTCGAACGGCAGGACCACATCCCCGTCGCCACGGGCGGGTTCTCGCGGCTCCTCCGCGACCTCTCGATCGCCGCCAAAGTCGTCAACAGCTACATCCGGCGAGCCGGCCTGCTCGACGTGCTCGGCGACTCGGGCGAGGTGAACGTGCAGGGCGAGGTCCAGCAGCAGCTCGACGCGATTGCCCACGCCGAGTTCGTCGAGGCGCTCCGGCTCGGCGGCGAGTCCTGCCTCATCGTCTCCGAAGAGGCCGACGAGATCATCCCCGTCGCTCCTTCTTCCGGCCGCGGCGGGCGCTACATCGTCCTCCTCGACCCGCTCGACGGCTCGTCGAACATCGACGTCAACGTGTCGGTCGGGACGATCTTCTCGGTCTACCACCTGCCCGAGGGGCAGCAGCCGACCGTAGACGCCGCGCTCCAGCCGGGCTCGGCGCAGATCGCCGCCGGCTACGTGATCTACGGCTCCTCAACGATGCTCGTCTACACCGCCGGCGACGGCGTCAACGGCTTCACGCTCGATCCGGCCGTGGGCGAGTTCCTCCTCTCGCACCCTAACATCACGACGCCGTCGAACGGCCGGTTCTACTCCATCGACGAGGGCAATTCGGCGGCGTTCGAGGACGGGTTGGAGCGGTACCTCCGCTGGATGGAGTACGAGCAGGCGAAGCCCTCGACGTACAAGACGCGCTACATCGGCTCCTTTATCACGGACTTCCACCGCAACCTCCTCAAGGGCGGGGTTTACATGTATCCTGCCACGGCGGTCTACCCCGACGGCAAGCTCCGGCTGATGTACGAGGCCAACCCGATGGCGTTCATCGCCGAGCAAGCCGGCGGCCAGGCCAGCGACGGGCACCGCCGCATCCTCGACATCCAGCCCTCCGCCCTCCACGAGCGGACGGCGCTCTACATCGGCAGCCCTGCGATGGTCCAGCGCGCCGAAGCCTTCCTCCGCGGCGACGCCGACGCGGGGAAGCTCCCGTAGCCCCGCCCCGCACCGACGCCCTCTCCTTCTCTCTCCACCCTCCTCCCCATGAAAGACACGCTCGCTGTCGTGCTTGGCGGTGGCGCCGGGACGCGGCTCTTCCCGCTCACCGGCCACCGCGCGAAGCCCGCCGTCCCCCTCGCCGGGAAGTACCGCCTCGTCGACGT
Protein-coding sequences here:
- a CDS encoding long-chain fatty acid--CoA ligase: MPALVPFETIPQLLSGLVAHFEGSDRPALRYKDKAAGWTPITHVALHADALAFAGWLHHVGVRPGDRVAVLSENRPEWAAADLGTQLLGAVNVALYTTLPADQVEYILRDSGARVFVVSTNLQFKKAAAVFDACPELEHVVALDEPKGTPTLPFTRWAEALAAGHAYRNTHRAELDALTAAVAPDDLSALIYTSGTTGVPKGVMLTHANICSNARAALEVFDLRPTDEHLSFLPLSHAFERTAGYVAALAGGCTITYAESIDAVAKNLPEVRPTILISVPRVFEKLYNAVAKSVAEAGGAKQKVFDWAVATGKKVAAREAAGKRAGPLLKAQYALAQRLVFSALHEKLGGRIRFAVSGGAALPRAIGEFFQAAGLPIIEGYGLTETAPVLAANPMDAPRYGSVGHVLPGVTVAIRSLDDDRLIGQLSGEDYPSTMTTEPGEIVARGPNVMRGYWNDEAATHAVIDADGWYHTGDIGRFDGGYLTITDRLKHMIVSKGGKNIYPGPIEDAFKADPAIEQLVVVGEGREFLTALVVPNEAALAALTGGATDDVLQREEVRAPFAAAFRAYSRGAASHEKIRDFRLVAEPFSEENGLMTPTMKLKRRAIEQRYAALIESMYAGTD
- a CDS encoding catalase, which gives rise to MSDSKRLADDHGHDEEAKHRQLEPYREDASGEYLTTNTGLRVNHTDDSLKAGSRGPTLLEDFHLREKMTHFDHERIPERVVHARGSAAHGYFQVYEPLTDLTKAKVFQDPSKKTPVFVRFSTVVGFRGSADTVRDVRGWATKFYTEEGNWDLVGNNMPVFFIQDGIKFPDLVHAIKPEPDSETPQASAAHDNFWDFVSLMPESAHTIMWVLSDRGLPRSYAMMEGFGVHTFRLINEEGKARFVKFHWRPVLGTHSLVWDETQKIAGKNPDFNRKDLWDRIEDGAYPEFELGLQVVEEEDEHRFDFDLLDPTKLIPEDEVPVRIVGKMTLNRNPDNFFAETEQVAFHPGHVVPGIDFTNDPLLQGRLFSYIDTQINRFSSANFNELPINRPVAAVHNNQRDGFMRQTINQGRVNYYPNSLGKGCPMMAPESAGGYVHYMERVEGHKIRERSESFKDHFSQATMFWHSLTEDEQDRLVDAGRFELGKVTNKEVRERMVHEFLNKINHELAVRVARGIGVEPPEAFAGKETDKRIPEVSTIKRGRYDTIETRKVAILLADGFDHEQFVAVKERLMAGGAKPKVVARTQGTLASASGETVEVDESYLTTASVLFDAFFVPGGAASAEALKEHGDALHFIQEGFRHAKPIGATGEGVGLLEEARLPDITLSDGGTTSDKGVVTSRNGTDGFADAFEEAVAKYRHFDRSKKERVPA
- the agaR gene encoding transcriptional repressor AgaR — protein: MQSAPERHEHILKRLREQGQVSVATLSEQLEVSEVTIRKDLNMLERRHLLHRTHGGAIGANPYVLDRTVEEKTGEHAADKDRIGRAASALVEPQDSIILGSGTTAMYVARHLRDVPGLTVITSAMNVAVVLTGLPQVEILMLGGTVRKSSTSVVGQHAEQMLEDHACSKLFLGVDGFDLDYGLTTTNAQEATLNQAMMRAAQRTIVIADSSKFGRRGFRRICNVDQVDAVITDTGVSDEAVRSLEARGVAVDVV
- the glpK gene encoding glycerol kinase GlpK, with the translated sequence MSYVLALDQGTTSSRAILFNSDGQIETVSQREFQQIFPRPGWVEHNPSEIWSTQAGVATEALTRIGIAAKDIAAIGITNQRETTVVWDRKTGEPVYNAIVWQDRRTAGFCDRLKDEGRKELFQEKTGLVIDAYFSGTKVRWILDNVDGARQKAEAGDLAFGTIDCWLMWKLTGGKLHVTDVTNASRTLMYNIQTGDWDDELLDVLGVPRALLPEVRSSSEHYGDTSGDIFATKIPIAGIAGDQQAALFGQVCTQPGMGKNTYGTGAFMLMNTGNEAVTSKNNLLTTVAWKLGGEPMQYALEGSVFVAGAVVQWLRDGLGLIRHAPDVEYLASKVESSEGVYLVPAFVGLGAPHWDQYARGAIVGITRGTTDAHLARAALESIAFQSTDVVRAEEADSGIALKELRVDGGAAANNLLLQVQADLLGVPVIRPKVTETTALGAAYLAGLAVGYWDSTEQIAEQWAVDRRFEPEMSRDEAEHRMSEWHRAVKRSMAWEQPDSARSKNA
- a CDS encoding glycerol-3-phosphate dehydrogenase/oxidase — its product is MNRDSMLNALRTAEGPWDFAIVGGGATGLGCAIEAASRGYRTLLLEQHDFAKGTSSRSTKLVHGGVRYLQQGNVALVLEALKERGRLLKNAPHLVHDLPFVVPNYSWWEGPFYGIGMKMYDLLAGRSGFGRSKHLSKEETLERLPTIEPEGLDGGVVYYDGQFDDARLAVNMAQTAVEQGGVLINYCEVIGLLKNGDEVAGVRARDVEGGGEFEIPARAVINATGVWTDTIRHMDEPTARGMVSPSQGVHIVLDKAFLPGDSAIMVPKTDDGRVLFAIPWHDSVVIGTTDTPVDHAELEPRPLEEELEFLLEHAARYLTKDPTPADVRSTFAGLRPLVGSPDEEGGTAAISRDHTLHIAPSGLVTIAGGKWTTYRKMAEDTIDQAATLAQLDDRACVTKDLRIHGYHQNAEAFGDLHPYGSDAPRIQDLIREEPRYGERLHADRSTVAAQVVWAVRHEMARTVEDFLSRRTRTLLLDARASIEMAPAVAALMAEELGRDEAWQREQVETYTTLAHGYLIADGALRTKDVAAG
- a CDS encoding MIP/aquaporin family protein; protein product: MTPYLAEFVGTTLLLLLGDGVVANVVLKGTKGEASGWIVITFGWGMAVFLAVFVVGAFSGAHINPAVTIGLAAAGKFSWALVPGYIVAQMLGAFFGAVLVWLHYRPHFGVTEDLDGKLAVFSTGPAIRSTGDNFVSELIGTFVLVFAVLYLAAPSIAGPGGDPGGLGALDALPVGLVVLVIGLALGGTTGYAINPARDLGPRIAHALLPIAGGKRDSDWGYAWIPVVAPIVGGVLAALAYLALGDTVMLTP
- the fbp gene encoding class 1 fructose-bisphosphatase, with the translated sequence MASDSPSRLPASRFKTLEQFILERQDHIPVATGGFSRLLRDLSIAAKVVNSYIRRAGLLDVLGDSGEVNVQGEVQQQLDAIAHAEFVEALRLGGESCLIVSEEADEIIPVAPSSGRGGRYIVLLDPLDGSSNIDVNVSVGTIFSVYHLPEGQQPTVDAALQPGSAQIAAGYVIYGSSTMLVYTAGDGVNGFTLDPAVGEFLLSHPNITTPSNGRFYSIDEGNSAAFEDGLERYLRWMEYEQAKPSTYKTRYIGSFITDFHRNLLKGGVYMYPATAVYPDGKLRLMYEANPMAFIAEQAGGQASDGHRRILDIQPSALHERTALYIGSPAMVQRAEAFLRGDADAGKLP